ATTCCCTCGTCAGCGTTCTTTCAGTCTGACAGAACATGAAGATAAACGactcgaccacacacacacacacacacacacacatgttctgtgCGACGTGGGGTCCCTGACTGTGGGGGTGTCTTCACAGGACCGTGTACTCGGTGGCCTACCGGCAGGTGACCCGGGCGGCCCCTCCCCCGGCCTCCGGGTGCTGCCCCGGCTGGCGGAGACTTCACTCTCCCGACTGCAACCAAGGTAACCCGGGgacggttagcctagcttagcataaagactggaaagaaCTGGACGTAACTCCCCAAAGAACCCATAACTGTTTGGGTATTTGTAGGATTTTGTACtgcttacattttttaaaatatataatgtggTAATTATGGGATATTTATCGAGTCTAAATGTCCTCCAACAGCCGTGTGTGGACAACCCTGTGTGAACGGAGGAGCCTGCTTCAGACCCAACCAGTGTGCCTGCCCGCTGGGCTGGAAGGGCCCCGATTGCCAAataggtaaacacacacacacacacacacacacacagtcgcacaCATGTAAaacctgtttctgtgtgtttctcagaTGTGGACGAGTGTGCCGAGCGGCGGCCTTGCGCCCAGATGTGCCTGAACGCGGCGGGCAGCTATCGATGTGCGTGCAGAGACGGCTTCAAGCTCGCCGGAGACGGACGCTCCTGTCaagaccttcctcctcctccttctcctcttcctcctcccacccaGACCAGCCAGGCAGCAACATCTGGTGGTCCCACTGATGCAGGTAAAgcagtgtatgtgtgcatgtgtgtgtgtgtgtgcatgtgtgtgtgtgtgtgtgtgtgtgaggattttTGTGTTTTGCAGATGCCGCGCCCGGAGGAGAGAAACTCAGCCAGCCTCGCGGCGCATTATTACTTTTGGTACGCGCTATGCCACTCTCAACTCGTACCGTGAGTAATAATGCACCGCGACTGGTGCCGACTCCAGACGGATGCCCCTGTGGTTcggcctcccccccctccccctccgggcAGTGAGACCGGGGCCGGTTGGTCTTGCTCGGTAATGACTCGGTGGACTCAAACATCTGACTCTGATCGCGCTCCATCAGCCCCCGTCACAAATGTTGCAACGAAACTCCGACACATTCAGGAGCATcaggagttctctctctctaaacccccccccctccccctccccctccatgtctGCAAGTGTAGTAGTTGACTCCAGGACATTCCTGTTAAATTGCTGTTTTATGCCGGCGTTATGgctttttgtgtgcgtgtgtgtgtgtgtgtgtggggggggtggttaCGCAacaagaaaccttcaggaatgcttttctttatttcatgatTTCTTCCAAATGTTTCCACCGTTGTCAAAAAACTGTAAATctaagagggggaggggggggggtactgtctcAAGTGTCAGACGATGAAATATCTCTAATTCATCAGTTTCTGTggagaacacaaaacacaatcacTCAAGATACGGTTCAGTCCCACGAGTGAGTATCGCCAAGTCAGCAGAAcaagtgttttttgtgtgtgtgtgtgggggggggggggggggtttgaggaTGAAAAGACCAAACATGACGGATCTCTCTGCTCTCGGGAGGCGGCGGAGGTGTTTTATCGTTGGAGTAGAGAGGTTTGACTTCATGAGGGATGTTGATGAGGAGAACATAAACACATGTGGCTTAAAAAGGCTTGAGGAGGAGGACCGTCGCTctgctgtggaggaggaggaggagtgttggACTGGTGTCtttccatcttcctcttcttttttctacttcttccccccccccccccccccctcttgtctTCATTTTTCTCACTGCGCTCTTGGCCAACAATTTTATTCTCATTATAGCTCCATCAACTCTGTCTGCTGGGGGTCACCGCcagcttccccctcctcctcctcctcctcctcgtctcagtAATGGACCACATCTGGGAGACATTGAGCCGCTCCGTCTGCCATAAGCCGGCTAGCACGGGGTCCCTCGTGTTGCACCCCGATACGGGAAACCCACTGAGATAAAAACATCTCCTCTTTgatctctgctcctcctcttcacttagTGCGCAATAATtaaagagaagaggagcaggagagtctCACCGTCGCCTCCTGATGGgcatttctgtatttgtgtggTTTCCGTACAGGTGGAGGCGGCTTCAGCCGGGCGGAGAACGTGACAGAGGAGGTGCAGAGCCTGAGGAGCAGAGTTGAGCTGCTGGAAAAGgtaagaaaacacacactcacacacacacacacacacagataaaagcCACCCACCCTGAGACCTGCCAGCCTCTCCAGGAACACCTCTACTTGTATTATATAAAATCTTCAGCTGCTTTTTAATCCCCAAAAGCCAGAACTGTGAGGATGTTTTATGGGTTCAATTAGGAACGATTAAATGAATATTAGCCGTTGAGGACGCGTAATCATGCTGCAggtcacattgttgttgttgttgcagaagCTGCAGCTGGTGTTGGCGCCCGTCAGCAGCTTCTTCCCGCCATCGCCGGACGAGGGCTGGTCGGAGAGGACCAGCCTGCTGTCGCACTCCTTCAGGCAGCTGGACCGCATCGACTCCCTCAGCGAGCAGATCGGCTTCCTGGAGGAGCGCATCGGCACTTGTGAGTGACCTCGGCCGACCTTtaggtggtgtcatggtgaccTTTAGGTGGTGTCATGGTCCATAGGAATACAAACTTTGGTTGAACACCGCTGGAGCGAAAGATCAGAGAGCATATTAAAGCCCAAGTGGAAGAACTCCATActgtaatataaaataatctattaattcaaataaaatcaaaatctTGCGACTAACGTAAAaaaaaagcatatatatatattaaaatatatataaaaagatttatatatatatattcatatttaaaaaatattaagataaaatgaaatatatatttaattacatttatatatatatttttcaattaatttcttttttgaaataaaaattaaacatatttatatctttttatttaattacattatatatatatatattaagaaaataaatatatataggtatttgtatatatttttagatctttaattttttttaaaatacataaaaataatttaTGTTGGTTACAAGATTCacaaaaaatttaagaaaacaaaatatatatatataaatatttttaaatcacaCTTCCGTGAGCATTTTGTTTGAATGTTTAGGTTGTaactgtttcttcttctcctcgtagGTTCTTGTCAGGAGAATTAGCCACCGAACAAAAACGACCCCAGAAACATCCAACGTCTCCATGAAGTTAAAAACCTGCTGGAGATCCTTGCGTCGCACCAAGATGGCCGACCTGTGAGAGAAACCTTCAGCCGTGACGTCTCACTCCTCCCAGCA
The window above is part of the Pseudoliparis swirei isolate HS2019 ecotype Mariana Trench chromosome 15, NWPU_hadal_v1, whole genome shotgun sequence genome. Proteins encoded here:
- the egfl7 gene encoding epidermal growth factor-like protein 7 gives rise to the protein MYQMLLLSSFVLHVMCTPHFFAHPGRRVCGREPRHSVATATESYVRPVHKPYITLCRGHRLCSTYKTVYSVAYRQVTRAAPPPASGCCPGWRRLHSPDCNQAVCGQPCVNGGACFRPNQCACPLGWKGPDCQIDVDECAERRPCAQMCLNAAGSYRCACRDGFKLAGDGRSCQDLPPPPSPLPPPTQTSQAATSGGPTDAGGGGFSRAENVTEEVQSLRSRVELLEKKLQLVLAPVSSFFPPSPDEGWSERTSLLSHSFRQLDRIDSLSEQIGFLEERIGTCSCQEN